A region of the Epinephelus fuscoguttatus linkage group LG13, E.fuscoguttatus.final_Chr_v1 genome:
atgtaatcatcctctcctctccttcctccaaATAATCCCCATTTAATCCAACACAGGTGTTGTTCTTTGGATTTGGCTGGTTATTCTTCATGCGGCAGCTGTTTAAAGATTATGAGGTACAGTATTTTCCCAAAGCATTTATTTACAACTGACCCCTGGATGTGTTGACCACTGGCTCAGGCATAATAACCACTGGTCATCACCACTAATACAGCCATAGTCCTCATCAATCACTGGTGGTCCTCCATGTGAACACTCTtgactgtctttgtgtttgttgacaGGTGCGACAGTATGTTGTCCAGGTGGTTTTCTCTGTCACTTTTGCTTTTTCATGTACCATGTTCGAGCTCATCATCTTTGAGATTCTGGGTGCCTTAAGTAGCAGGTAAGTACATTGTCTATGGACTATTACTATGTTTTATTGCTGCTTATTGCAGATGAAGAATTTTAACTAACATGTTTTTGCCACAGCTCCAGGTATTTTCACTGGAAGCTGAATCTCTATGTGATACTGCTGGTCCTAATCTTTGTGGTGCCTTTCTACATCGgttattttgttgtcagcaaCATACGCCTGTGTAAGTACAGATAATTAGCTGGCTAGCCTATTACAAATATGATGCTGTAACTGAAAGTGAAAGGTGCTGTTtgacagatgttattttaactCATTACATCACAGAAAGCTGTTTTCTTGTGTCCGTGTAGTGCAGAGACAGAAGCTTCTGTTCGCTTGCATGGTGTGGTTTACCTTCATGTATTTCTTCTGGAAGTTGGGAGACCCATTCCCCATCCTGAGTCCAAAACATGGTGAGTGTGCatccttctcctctctgtgtgcaCCTACGCCTCATGTATGCCTTTTTCTCATAAATTGTGAAGATGTTTGAAAAGTGTCATTGTCTTTTTTAGGGATCCTGTCCATTGAGCAGCTAATCAGTCGAGTTGGTGTGATCGGAGTCACCCTCATGGCTCTGTTGTCAGGGTTTGGTGCGGTTAACTGTCCCTACACATACATGTCTTATTTCCTCAGGTGAGCTCAGCTGTGGGTTTTCTCTGATGTTACCTTCATACAACCTGTTCATCTGCTTATGCATCAGACATCCCGAATCCCATCCTTGTTCTCATGACACATGCTGCCATTGCTTCGATGCTTCCTGCTTTGTTATTTTCACAGAAATGTAACAGACAGTGACATCCTTGCTCTGGAGAGGCGGCTACTCCAGACGATGGACATGATTGTCAGCAAAAAGAAACGGTAAGTAAAAAAGAGTggttattatatttatttatttattttttttataaaataaataaaacaaacggTGGTGTTGCTGCAATTCGTTCTTTGTGTGTAGGATTGCCATGACGAGGAGGCAGATGTACCAGCGAGGGGAAGACCAGAACAAGCAGACAGGATTCTGGGGCATGATCAAGAGTGTTACCTCCACACAAACAGGCAGTGAAAGTATCCTTTATACTCACACTAAGTATGATTGCAAAGACTCTTCATTTTTAGCTGTTACCAGATAATTATGCATTAGTTATCCACAGTAGATGTCAGCCTTGACCTCTTCCCTCCAGACCTGTCTTTGATCCAGCAGGAGGTTGACGCTCTAGAAGAGCTGAGTCGGCAGCTTTTTCTTGAGACTGTGGACCTGCAAGCCACCAAGGTACCACATGtgcatgcatacacatacacagagatgCACGAGCACATGTTGCTCCACTTAACTACAGAGAAACACAGtgtgaattaaaaacaaaaacatggaggAACATGCAGCAATAATCTTGACTGAAGTTATGCAGGTGAAGGAGTGATTTTCAGTGAGTTTCAGAGCATCATCTATTTACCTGGCCTGCAACATTTAGCTGTAAAATATCAATTTTACACTatctgctcagcaccaaacggCAGACAGGCACAGATACCGACTTGCTGGTGGACGTAGTTGAGcacttagcagctaaagagccacatgattCCCTCAGGAGTTGCTAGAGGCCAAAAACTGAGTAATACGATGTGATGTTACCCAGGTAGTGCTCGTCTGCTGTAACGACTcagtttacacatttttttaactgCTGATTCATAAAATTGGAGTACTGCTGGGTGAAACATGTCACAGAAATTAGGGGAAAACACCAGTAATATAAAGTAGTATTTTATAAATGtctttatgcatttatttttatatgacatGAAAAAAGTACGGTAAATTAGTGACGCATTCTCCGCCTTGATGACTAACACATAGTTCAAGGCGTGCTTACTTCTCATTTGATTTTTTACAGCCAGGACAAATATAATTTAGCAAAATCCATTACAGTACTTGGATTGTAGTCagttttaatttactttatagTCTTTTTTTGATTTGTCATAGACAGACAGTTACTCTGGTTCCTTAGATAAAGTTTCAAAATTATGAAACTGTCTGAGAAAATTCTGACTAAAACATTGACCAAAATTAGACTTAAATGAAGTTCCACTGACTAAAACTTGACTATGACAAATCAAAAAAAGActataaagtaaattaaaactGACTACAATCAAAGTTAACACTGATCAGGTGACTAATGGTCCAGAAACATCCATTATCACAGGTTTAAGCGTCTGTTTAATGTGTCTTCTCTTAACCTGCACTGTTGATAGTTGTGACTGCTTTATGACTCCTGTAAACGCTCAGTTAAAGTATAATCTGTGGAGCAGTTTCTTTGACAACAGGAGCCATCTGCCCCTCCCGAGAATCAGTCAACAAAGGCCCGTTTCCCAAAACAAAATCTCAGTTGCCGAATGTTATCAGTGTGGAGCTTTATCAGCTGTTATCCTGGGTACAGGTGTGGTTCCTTGTGTGGGAGCTCTTCTTTGCTCCATTCAACACAACCCTCCCCTCTTCAGCAACAATTTCCAGACTTTCCCCCTCTGTAATTCGAGCCAAGTTTATTGCCTCTGTTGCAACATCACAGTCATACGTCACAGGACctgataaaagaaaaagtttaTTAGCATGCTGTCAGGTCTGCTCTTTCCTGATCACGTGGTTCATACAGATCAGAAGAAAGCGTCATCTGCAGCTGCCCATATCATTTATATGAATGGTTTTCACTCAGATCAGTGCCTGATTACATTGTTTAAACTAAACCCAGAAGTCTCTAGCCCGAGAACCACTGACTGCCATTACAGGCACACACTTTTATCTATACAAACGACGCCCACTTTGATTACCCCGTAAATGTTTACCAATTCTTTACCACCACCTTTCCTTATCTTTAGGAGCGAATTGAGTACTCAAAGACATTCCAGGGGAAATATTTCAACTTCCTCGGCTACTTCTTTTCCATCTACTGTGTTTGGAAAATCTTCATGGTGAGAACTTTTACACCTCTGGCATTGTGTCTGtccctcacactcacactcccaGTTACATAATCACATGtacagtgtttttatattgtttaacatctaaatcaaaaatatattttaaaaatctgtctaCTGTTCATCATAGGCTACAATAAACATTGTGTTCGATCGAGTTGGAAAGACGGATCCAGTGACGAGGGGTATTGAAATCACAGTGAACTACTTGGGCATCCAGTTTGatgtaagacacacacacacacacacacacacacacacctgcagaaaTAGTCACATGCCAGACTGCATGACCTCCTATAAAGATAATTGTCAGCCCATTATCATCTCTCTGCCTGCATGATCACTATCAATCTTTTGCCACACAGACAATTACTTGATTGCGTTATAGCTCACACCCACAGAACATGGCACTGCATTTAAATTGAAATGAATACATGATACATGCAGATTGAGAGTCCTCTGtccttattttttttcctcgcTTTATTTTTCATACTCTTTCGTTGTCTTTCTCCCCCACTCAGGTGAAGTTTTGGTCCCAACACATCTCTTTCATCCTGGTGGGAATAATAATCGTCACATCTATCCGTGGCTTACTCATCACCCTCACCAAGGTAACACTGCCACATGACACACGTTAAAATGGCTACAGATCTTGAGGCACAAAAATCTGAGACTGTTTTTGAATGATACGTCTGTTTAACTAAAGATGTCACGTTTCTTGGGTTTTAGTTCTTTTATGCGATATCAAGCAGCAAGTCCTCCAATGTCATTGTGCTCGTCCTTGCTCAGATCATGGTGAGTGTGTTGTTTTATAGTTGTCTTATAACACAGAACACAACCTACAGACAACAGAAGAATTGGCAGAATGCCAAAATTTTGACTTTGATAGCTATATCAAGTTTAGTAGTGATACTCGATACCGAAACTATACAGATGAGACGCAGCATTTCCACAAGGGTTGATCACATTTTGTTGCAAAACCATGAGATTTAGAGTGTGTACAAAattaatttacaataaaatcCTAATTACTCCATTTTATTCATACGTATCAGGGCAAATTGCTGATCTGTGGTTACATTCACTGGgccaaataataatatattatgtATGACAGACCTGCCCCATGCActagtgttttattttatgagtAGTTCCACCGTGACAAACCATGACTCTACCAAAATAGCCTGTGGCTGTGTTGGCTAAATTTacagtgggagtgtgtgtgcaatCTTTTTAACCGGCCGTTCTGTCTGATACTATAAAGCCACAATATTTTAGAAGTGACATGCAGCCCTAAgttatttagttttttgttaCTGTTCATTAGAGCACCAAAATTAGACCCTCAAATCACTGCAGCTTAATACATTTGCCATTTGGGAACTCTTATATGCTTGTCATGCTACTTACAATAGGGTAGGCCTGATACTGATACTTTTAAAGATCTTTTAATCTAGgcagcagagcaaaaaacaacCTACACGTGTCAGCTGTAAACCTTCATGAGCGTTGATGAGCTTATTTCCTACCCTTTTTGACTCCTTGGAGAGGTGTCTGTCACTGAGGTGCTTGGCGAGGTTTGAAGTAGGGCTTGGCAATATGTAGATGTTATATCGTTATCGAGATATTAGATGTGATGTAAATGTATCAACTACCAGATTTTCTATTTGTTAAAACGCTTGCCTTAACCCACCTAGCTGTTATATTCacattatttatgattattgatCAAAAATCTAATTGTGTCaatattttctgaaaataaaaaacaaaaaacaatagtcattaggagatttaaaaatatcaagataGATATTGTGTATTGAGATATAGCctgaaaatatcacaatattattttCATAAGTGTTGCCTAGCCCTAGTTTGAAGTGTTTCCTCCCTTGCACGACActgttgtaaagcactttttGCATACAGGCATTAATATGTCAGTGGGCTCACCATCAGCGTTGCCTCTGTAACGTTAGGAAAAGTAGTCTCATGCTGTAGTAATGGGGATACATGCACAGTTGCCATGTTTTACATTTCATCTTCTCGATCACTTACACCAAAGACACATTTGACCTACAACAAAGTTCTAATACTGAATACCGACCATATCAATGTCTCAGTATACTGTGCAACACTAAACTACAGCTAAACCAACATTCCTTTCTCCGTGTCTCACTCCACCAGGGGATGTATTTTGTGTCGTCTGTACTGCTAATGCGTATGAGCATGCCACTGGAGTACCGCTCCATCGTGACAGAGGTTCTGGGAGAGCTGCAGTTCAACTTCTACCACCGCTGGTTTGATGTCATCTTCCTGGTCAGCGCCTTGTCCAGCATCCTCTTCCTTTACCTCGCCCACAAGCAGGCACCAGAGAAACACATGACCCTCTGATCTCCTGCATCTGCTCTCACTTGGAGGGCTTTGAATCTGGGATTTAGGGATGTCCAGAAATCAGGGTATTTTTTATATGGGACATAATTATCTGGACTGTCTGTTCCTGAATCAGGAATGGCTGTTGGACTCAAGTGATGGGGGCATTGGAGCACATTAGGAAACAACTTTGAAGGTGGACTTTGTTGAAGTATGTACAGAAAAAACTTTACTATTGGGAATTTAATTTCACCTGCAAATGCAGACACTTGGTTTTTCTCTTAAATTCTTTTTATTCTGGCCAaaatgatctttttctttttgtctaaAGACACTGGAGCTGTACTGGTCATGGCACATCCCTGATTTACTCTTACACCTGTCAATCATCTACATCCTGAagcaaaatatatcatttaactgggaacaaaaacaaataccCATAAAGGAAACTTAGTTCAGACGtgtgttcatttatttgtgttcATTGAACTGGGAACAGCAAAGTTTAATTTTTAGAGCATTAAATAATGACAGCAGCTTTTTCCATGGAGAATACATGAAAGGCCATAGTATTTACTGGAAACAACAGTGTAAGCTTCAGCTCTGTGGGCTGTAGGTAGCTTGGTAGCATTGGTGTTCTTAGGTTAAGGAGACATTATACATTCATCAGATCATTGCACAGGCTCATCTACTGTCAACAATATTCAGGATCATATTTTGTTCTCAGCCCTTTAATACATGACATATTGACAGTGAATTTCAAAAGTCTTTACTGTCTCGCTTTTTATTGTTTGTGCCCTTAGAGGTgattgttaaaaaacaacaattgaTCAACATTAGATTGACAAAAGCCAAATCAGGGAGACTGTCCGTTCAGCGGCTTCTCATAATCTTTCATCCATGCTCTCTTGAGATAAAGCTGATATGGCctggaagagagagggaaaataaaatcagaattATTTCAGCTTCTTGTAATGATGCTCCAAGTATAAAGCCACCTataaacaacacagaaaaattTACAGCCATGCTAGTGTGTACAAAAGAATGCTCAGGGTGCAGATTTCAGGCAATGATTCCCT
Encoded here:
- the si:ch73-390b10.2 gene encoding Golgi pH regulator produces the protein MSFLVDSVIMFTSQVLFFGFGWLFFMRQLFKDYEVRQYVVQVVFSVTFAFSCTMFELIIFEILGALSSSSRYFHWKLNLYVILLVLIFVVPFYIGYFVVSNIRLLQRQKLLFACMVWFTFMYFFWKLGDPFPILSPKHGILSIEQLISRVGVIGVTLMALLSGFGAVNCPYTYMSYFLRNVTDSDILALERRLLQTMDMIVSKKKRIAMTRRQMYQRGEDQNKQTGFWGMIKSVTSTQTGSENLSLIQQEVDALEELSRQLFLETVDLQATKERIEYSKTFQGKYFNFLGYFFSIYCVWKIFMATINIVFDRVGKTDPVTRGIEITVNYLGIQFDVKFWSQHISFILVGIIIVTSIRGLLITLTKFFYAISSSKSSNVIVLVLAQIMGMYFVSSVLLMRMSMPLEYRSIVTEVLGELQFNFYHRWFDVIFLVSALSSILFLYLAHKQAPEKHMTL